The DNA region CTCAGGCAGCCATTCGAGATCGAAGAAGACGTCGGCCATCGTGACCCGCGCGTAGCCCGCGTCGTCACCGCCGAGCGCGGCGGCCTCCATCAGCAGTTCGATGGCCCGGTTGGTGGCGCCCGCGCGGTGCCAGTGCTCTCCGGCCTCCACGAGGAGTTCCCCGCGCCGATCCGGTTCCCTGGCGATCTGGGCTTCCAGTTGCTTGGCGTATCGAGCGTCTGGTCCGGCGAAGAATGTCACCAGACAACGGTACTGCGAAAACAGGCGAAGCCCTGGAACCAAAGGGTTCCAGGGCTTCACCCGATAGAGCTACTTCGCGCTAGCGGTAGTCGCGCCCGAAGTCGTAGTCGTCCAGCGGAACGGCGGCACCGGTGCCCGCACCGAACACATCCGGGGTGTAGTAGCCGTCGTCGTAGGACGGGATCGCGTACGCCGCGACCCTGGCCTCTTCGGTCGGCTGGACCTGGATGTTGCGGTACTTGTTGATGCCCGTACCAGCCGGGATCAGCTTACCGATGATCACGTTCTCCTTCAGGCCCACGAGCTTGTCGCTGCGGCCGTTGATGGCCGCGTCGGTCAGCACGCGAGTGGTCTCCTGGAAGGAGGCCGCCGACAGCCACGAGTCGGTCGCGAGCGACGCCTTCGTGATACCCATCAGCACCGGACGGCCGGACGCGGGCTCGTTGCCCGCGGCGACGACCCGACGGTTCTCCGCCTCGAACACGGCGCGCTCGATGAGAGCGCCGGGCAGGAATTCGGCGGCACCGTTGTCGAGGATGGTCACCCGGCGCAGCATCTGCCGGACGATGACCTCGATGTGCTTGTCGTGGATCGACACACCCTGGGCGCGGTAGACCTTCTGGACTTCCTCGACGAGGTGGAGCTGCGCCTCGCGGGGACCCATGACGCGCAGGACCTCGTGCGGGTCCCGGGTGCCTTCCAGCAACTGCTGGCCGACCTGCACGTGGTCACCGTCAGACAGCGGGCCGGTCGGGGTGCCCGCGAGCCGCTGACGCTTGGACAGCTTCTCGAAGATGATCTCCTCGCTGCCGTCGTCCGGCGTGAGGGTGATCTTCCAGAAGCGGTCGCCGTCCTCGATCCGCACGCGGCCGTCGACGTCGGCGATGGGCGCCTTGCCCTTCGGCACGCGGGCCTCGAACAGCTCCTGGACACGCGGCAGACCGGTGGTGATGTCGTCTCCAGCCACACCACCCTGGTGGAAGGTACGCATCGTCAGCTGCGTGCCAGGCTCACCGATGGACTGCGCGGCGACGATGCCGACCGCCTCGCCGATGTCGACGAGCTGACCGGTGGCCATCGAACGGCCGTAGCAGGTGGCGCAGACGCCGACCGCGGCCTCACAGGTCAGGACCGAGCGGACCTTGACCTTCGAGACACCCGACGCGAGCAGCATGTCGATCGCCGGGTCGCCGAGGTCGTCGGCCCGGTTCATCAGCACGTTGCCGTCGGAGTCCTTGACGTCGTCGGACACGCAGCGGGCGTAGACGCTGGTCTCGACGTGCTGGGCGCGGAAGACCTTGCCGTCCGTGCCTTCCTCGCCGAGCGGCATCACGACGCCGCGGGTGGTGCCGCAGTCGACCTCGCGGACGATGACGTCCTGCGAGACGTCCACCAGACGACGGGTCAGGTAACCCGAGTCGGCGGTGCGCAGCGCGGTGTCGGCCAGACCCTTGCGGGCACCGTGGGTGGCGATGAAGTACTCCAGCACCGACAGGCCTTCACGGAAGTTGGCCTTGATCGGTCGCGGGATGAACTCACCACGCGGGTTGGTGACCAGACCGTTCATGCCCGAGAGCTGACGGATCTGGGTCATGTTGCCCGCCGCGCCCGACTTCACGATCGTGGGGATCGGGTTGTCGTCGGGGTAGTTGTCCTCCATGGCCTTGGCGACCTCTTCGGTCGCGTTGCTCCACACCTTGACGAGCTCGTTGTTGCGCTCGGTGGCGGAGAGCTGACCACGCTGGTACCGCTTCTCGACGGTGTCGGCCTTCTTCTCGTATTCCTCGAGAATCCCGGCCTTGGCGGGCGGCACGATGACGTCGGACATGGCGATGGTGACACCCGAGCGGGTGGCCCAGTAGAAGCCCGCGTCCTTGAGCTTGTCGAGGGTCTGCGCGACCTTGACCATCGGGTACCGCTCGGCGAGGTCGTTCACGATCGCGGCCTGACGCTTCTTCGGCATCGGCTCGTTCATGAACGGGTAGTCCGGCGGCAGCAGCTCGTTGAACAGCACGCGGCCCAGGGTGGTCTCGGCCAGCCATGGCTGACCCGGGGTCCAGTCCTCCGGCTGCATGCCGGGGCCGGGGGTCCGGTCCTTGATGCGGATCTTCACCATCGACTGCAGGCCGATGACCTTGCGGTCGAAGGCCATGATCGCCTCGGCGGGCGAGGAGAACGCCAGGCCCTGGCCCAGCCCGTCCTCCTTGAGGCGGGTCAGGTGGTACAGGCCCGTGACCATGTCCAGACGCGGCATCGCCAGCGGGCGACCCGACGCCGGGGACAGGATGTTGTTCGACGACAGCATCAGGATGCGGGCCTCGGCCTGCGCCTCGGCCGACAGCGGCAGGTGGACCGCCATCTGGTCACCGTCGAAGTCGGCGTTGAACGCCTCACAGACCAGCGGGTGCAGCTGGATGGCCTTGCCTTCCACCAGCTGCGGCTCGAAGGCCTGGATGCCGAGGCGGTGCAGCGTGGGCGCACGGTTCAGCATGACCGGGTGCTCGGTGATGACCTCTTCGAGCACGTCCCACACGGCCGGGCGCGCGCGCTCGACCATCCGCTTGGCGGACTTGATGTTCTGCGCGTGGTTGAGGTCGACCAGCCGCTTCATGACGAACGGCTTGAACAGCTCCAGCGCCATCGCCTTGGGCAGACCGCACTGGTGCAGCTTGAGCTGCGGGCCGACGACGATGACCGAACGGCCCGAGTAGTCGACTCGCTTGCCGAGCAGGTTCTGGCGGAACCGGCCCTGCTTGCCCTTGAGCAGGTCGGACAGCGACTTGAGCGGGCGGTTGCCGGGCCCGGTGACCGGGCGGCCGCGGCGGCCGTTGTCGAACAGCGCGTCGACGGCCTCCTGCAGCATCCGCTTCTCGTTGTTGACGATGATCTCGGGCGCGCCGAGGTCGATCAGTCGCTTCAACCGGTTGTTGCGGTTGATCACGCGGCGGTACAGGTCGTTCAGGTCGGAGGTGGCGAAGCGGCCACCGTCGAGCTGGACCATCGGGCGCAGGTCCGGCGGGATCACCGGGACGCAGTCGAGCACCATGCCCATGGGCGAGTTGCGGGTCGCCTGGAACGCCGCGACGACCTTGAGCCGCTTGAGGGCGCGGAGCTTCTTCTGCCCCTTGCCGTTGCGGATCGTGTCGCGCAGGATGTCGGCCTCGGCGTCGACGTCGAAGTCGCGCGCCAGGGTCTGGATGGCCTCG from Alloactinosynnema sp. L-07 includes:
- a CDS encoding DNA-directed RNA polymerase subunit beta' → MLDVNFFDELRIGLATADDIRQWSFGEVKKPETINYRTLKPEKDGLFCEKIFGPTRDWECYCGKYKRVRFKGIICERCGVEVTRAKVRRERMGHIELAAPVTHIWYFKGVPSRLGYLLDLAPKDLEKIIYFAAYVITSVNTELRHNDLPTLESEMGVERKQVENKRDADIEGRAQKLEADLAQLEAEGAKSDVRRKVKEGGEREMRQLRDRAQRELDRLDEIWSTFTKLDIKQLIADELLYRELIDRYGDYFTGSMGAEAIQTLARDFDVDAEADILRDTIRNGKGQKKLRALKRLKVVAAFQATRNSPMGMVLDCVPVIPPDLRPMVQLDGGRFATSDLNDLYRRVINRNNRLKRLIDLGAPEIIVNNEKRMLQEAVDALFDNGRRGRPVTGPGNRPLKSLSDLLKGKQGRFRQNLLGKRVDYSGRSVIVVGPQLKLHQCGLPKAMALELFKPFVMKRLVDLNHAQNIKSAKRMVERARPAVWDVLEEVITEHPVMLNRAPTLHRLGIQAFEPQLVEGKAIQLHPLVCEAFNADFDGDQMAVHLPLSAEAQAEARILMLSSNNILSPASGRPLAMPRLDMVTGLYHLTRLKEDGLGQGLAFSSPAEAIMAFDRKVIGLQSMVKIRIKDRTPGPGMQPEDWTPGQPWLAETTLGRVLFNELLPPDYPFMNEPMPKKRQAAIVNDLAERYPMVKVAQTLDKLKDAGFYWATRSGVTIAMSDVIVPPAKAGILEEYEKKADTVEKRYQRGQLSATERNNELVKVWSNATEEVAKAMEDNYPDDNPIPTIVKSGAAGNMTQIRQLSGMNGLVTNPRGEFIPRPIKANFREGLSVLEYFIATHGARKGLADTALRTADSGYLTRRLVDVSQDVIVREVDCGTTRGVVMPLGEEGTDGKVFRAQHVETSVYARCVSDDVKDSDGNVLMNRADDLGDPAIDMLLASGVSKVKVRSVLTCEAAVGVCATCYGRSMATGQLVDIGEAVGIVAAQSIGEPGTQLTMRTFHQGGVAGDDITTGLPRVQELFEARVPKGKAPIADVDGRVRIEDGDRFWKITLTPDDGSEEIIFEKLSKRQRLAGTPTGPLSDGDHVQVGQQLLEGTRDPHEVLRVMGPREAQLHLVEEVQKVYRAQGVSIHDKHIEVIVRQMLRRVTILDNGAAEFLPGALIERAVFEAENRRVVAAGNEPASGRPVLMGITKASLATDSWLSAASFQETTRVLTDAAINGRSDKLVGLKENVIIGKLIPAGTGINKYRNIQVQPTEEARVAAYAIPSYDDGYYTPDVFGAGTGAAVPLDDYDFGRDYR